In a genomic window of Hyalangium gracile:
- a CDS encoding phage tail assembly protein, giving the protein MTATTEFPFTLPFGFRDETGTVHREGTMRLSTALDEIAPLKDPRVQSNPGYLVIILLARVITRLGSLEFINPKTIENLLSGDLLYLQDFYRRINESGHARLRVACPHCQGEFEVEASPVGES; this is encoded by the coding sequence ATGACCGCCACGACCGAGTTTCCCTTCACCTTGCCGTTCGGCTTCCGGGATGAGACGGGCACCGTCCACCGAGAGGGCACCATGCGCCTGTCCACGGCGCTGGACGAGATCGCCCCGCTCAAGGATCCGCGCGTCCAGTCCAACCCCGGCTACCTGGTCATCATCCTGCTGGCCCGGGTGATCACCCGACTGGGGAGCCTGGAGTTCATCAACCCGAAGACGATCGAGAACCTGCTCTCGGGGGACCTGCTCTACCTGCAGGACTTCTACCGGCGCATCAACGAGAGCGGCCACGCCCGGCTGCGGGTGGCATGCCCGCACTGTCAGGGGGAGTTCGAGGTGGAGGCAAGCCCCGTGGGGGAATCGTGA
- a CDS encoding phage tail protein: protein MRIPVGMNAAFALTTGAMGKRLDPYLGCNFLVELDGLLTGGFSQVEGLESSIEVEERAEGGVNGYTHKVLKRTSYPNLVLTHGLTSIDTLWRWYDQTSRGVIQRKSGTLMLLDAQRIPVMWWDFRDALPVKWSGPAFNAAEDSQVAIERVELIHRGISRPLLSALLSAGHGAYNLLK, encoded by the coding sequence ATGAGGATTCCCGTCGGCATGAATGCCGCCTTCGCGCTGACCACCGGCGCGATGGGCAAGCGGCTGGACCCATACCTGGGCTGCAACTTCCTGGTGGAGCTGGATGGACTGCTGACGGGAGGCTTCAGCCAGGTGGAGGGGCTGGAGAGCAGCATCGAGGTGGAGGAGCGAGCCGAGGGAGGCGTCAACGGCTACACGCACAAGGTGCTGAAGCGGACGTCGTACCCCAACCTGGTCCTCACCCACGGGCTGACGTCCATCGACACGCTGTGGCGGTGGTACGACCAGACGAGCCGCGGCGTCATCCAGCGCAAGAGCGGCACCCTCATGCTGCTGGACGCGCAGCGGATCCCCGTCATGTGGTGGGACTTCCGGGACGCCCTGCCGGTGAAGTGGTCCGGGCCGGCCTTCAACGCGGCCGAGGACTCACAGGTGGCCATCGAGCGGGTCGAGCTGATCCACCGTGGCATCTCGCGGCCCCTGCTGAGCGCGCTCCTGTCCGCGGGGCACGGCGCCTACAACCTCCTGAAGTGA
- a CDS encoding DUF6760 family protein, which produces MSYPSERLFEEVAYLSHYLGWPYEQVMALDHRERQRWVAQVSRMNERINELAGRGR; this is translated from the coding sequence GTGAGCTACCCCTCGGAGAGGTTGTTCGAGGAGGTAGCGTACCTGTCCCACTACCTGGGCTGGCCCTACGAACAGGTGATGGCGCTGGACCACCGCGAGCGCCAGCGCTGGGTCGCGCAGGTGTCTCGCATGAACGAGCGGATCAACGAGCTGGCCGGGCGCGGCCGGTAG
- a CDS encoding VgrG-related protein, with product MPLLDPSSIPALQVTINNALLPSEADEDLLEVTVEQTLGKSGRFTLRLLTWDMDRLEHTWVDDDLFAVGNKVEIKMGYSGALTSLLFGEITDLELTASAGQPPSLVVTGLDARHAMARGQKTRTFQDKSHADIAKLIAQENGLKAEVKGVTFKRPMVVQNNQSDLAFLHLLARESGCELSINGKKLHFRHRESSASSTLTLALDSGLLEFTPRISAASLVSSVEVRGMDVTQAKEVVGMAKANSLGKSVGTLSSDKLYGSQVRVITHQAVSQKSEADAFAQAELERLFSSAVTGSGSCFGTPGVQAGEVVRIEGVGKRFSGLYQVTSATHAFSRKGGYRTNFSVQGGTRGTEDPETTEELAASPGSSSRIHGVVTGRVTNTQDPDGLGRVKLALPWLDEKFESGWARVATPMAGGERGFYLPPEVEDEVLVMFEHGDVTAPYVVGSVWNGQNKPPAPNDDGKNNLRVLKSRSGHTFTLDDTQGEEKVILSDKTGKNLILIDSKNNSMSIQVDKDLTIQAQGEISVQSQGNMTLKSQGDLAVDCANLSIKARQSVALESPAGEVSIKGSKVTVNDGALEVV from the coding sequence ATGCCCCTGCTAGACCCGTCCTCGATTCCCGCGCTGCAGGTGACCATCAACAACGCCCTCCTGCCCTCGGAGGCCGACGAGGATCTGCTCGAGGTCACCGTCGAGCAGACCCTGGGCAAGTCCGGCCGCTTCACGCTGCGCCTGCTCACCTGGGACATGGATCGGCTCGAGCACACCTGGGTGGACGACGATCTCTTCGCCGTGGGCAACAAGGTGGAGATCAAGATGGGCTACTCCGGCGCGCTCACCTCGCTGCTCTTCGGAGAGATCACCGACCTGGAGCTGACGGCCTCCGCCGGGCAGCCGCCGAGCCTGGTGGTGACGGGGCTGGATGCCCGCCACGCCATGGCGCGAGGACAGAAGACCCGGACCTTCCAGGACAAGTCCCACGCGGACATCGCCAAGCTGATCGCCCAGGAGAACGGGCTCAAGGCCGAGGTGAAGGGCGTCACCTTCAAGCGGCCGATGGTGGTGCAGAACAACCAGTCGGATCTGGCCTTCCTCCACCTGCTGGCCCGCGAGAGCGGCTGCGAGCTGTCCATCAACGGCAAGAAGCTCCACTTCCGGCACCGGGAGAGCTCGGCCTCCTCCACCCTGACGCTCGCGCTGGACTCGGGGCTGCTCGAGTTCACCCCCCGCATCTCCGCGGCCTCCCTCGTCAGCTCGGTGGAGGTGCGCGGCATGGACGTGACCCAGGCCAAGGAGGTGGTGGGGATGGCCAAGGCCAACAGCCTGGGGAAGAGCGTGGGGACGCTGAGCAGCGACAAGCTGTACGGCAGTCAGGTGCGCGTCATCACCCACCAGGCCGTGAGCCAGAAGTCCGAGGCGGACGCCTTCGCCCAGGCGGAGCTGGAGCGCCTCTTCTCCAGCGCCGTCACCGGCTCGGGGAGCTGCTTCGGCACTCCTGGCGTGCAGGCCGGCGAGGTCGTCCGCATCGAGGGCGTGGGCAAGCGCTTCAGCGGCCTCTACCAGGTCACCTCGGCCACGCACGCGTTCTCGCGCAAGGGAGGCTACCGCACGAACTTCAGCGTGCAGGGCGGTACGCGAGGCACCGAGGATCCGGAGACGACGGAGGAGCTGGCCGCGTCCCCCGGGAGCTCCAGCCGCATCCATGGCGTCGTCACCGGCCGGGTGACGAACACCCAGGATCCGGACGGCCTGGGACGCGTCAAGCTCGCGCTCCCGTGGCTGGACGAGAAGTTCGAGAGCGGCTGGGCCCGGGTGGCCACGCCCATGGCCGGCGGCGAGCGGGGCTTCTACCTGCCCCCCGAGGTGGAGGACGAGGTGCTCGTCATGTTCGAGCACGGCGACGTCACCGCTCCCTACGTCGTCGGCTCGGTCTGGAACGGCCAGAACAAGCCGCCAGCCCCCAACGACGACGGCAAGAACAACCTGCGCGTCCTCAAGTCCCGCAGCGGCCACACCTTCACCCTGGACGACACCCAGGGCGAGGAGAAGGTCATCCTCAGCGACAAGACGGGCAAGAACCTCATCCTCATCGACTCGAAGAACAACTCCATGAGCATCCAGGTGGACAAGGACCTCACCATCCAGGCCCAGGGGGAGATCTCCGTGCAGAGCCAGGGGAACATGACCTTGAAGAGCCAGGGGGATCTGGCCGTGGACTGCGCCAACCTCTCGATCAAGGCCCGACAGTCCGTGGCGCTCGAGAGCCCGGCCGGTGAGGTGTCGATCAAGGGCTCGAAGGTCACCGTCAACGATGGCGCCCTGGAGGTGGTGTGA
- a CDS encoding CIS tube protein translates to MTIQRLSSPAASLLSSGSLQKLKILHETRQSDVYAGEIHALFNPSELRYEQNVAWKVSPILAQAGLRHVFEFETSEPATLSLDLFFDTYEGAPSSGALGGLGKALTSALVPVGLPRAPSATDVVKYTDQVVELARVNRELHRPPFCKLMWGQYLLLRGVLTHLNQTFTHFMADGTPVRATLSCTFQHVPTAQEMRARELHSADVAKKRIVRRGDTLSSIAHEEYSDTSQWRAIARANGIEDPRRLEPGRVLTIPPLRK, encoded by the coding sequence ATGACCATCCAACGCCTCTCGTCTCCCGCCGCGTCCCTGCTCAGCAGTGGCTCCCTGCAGAAGCTGAAGATCCTCCACGAGACGCGGCAGTCCGACGTCTACGCGGGGGAGATCCACGCCCTCTTCAACCCCAGCGAGCTGCGCTACGAGCAGAACGTCGCGTGGAAGGTCTCCCCCATCCTCGCGCAGGCCGGCCTGCGGCACGTCTTCGAGTTCGAGACCAGCGAGCCGGCGACGCTGAGCCTCGATCTCTTCTTCGACACCTACGAGGGAGCGCCCTCGAGCGGAGCCCTGGGTGGCCTCGGCAAGGCACTGACCTCGGCGCTGGTCCCCGTGGGGCTGCCCCGGGCCCCCAGCGCAACGGACGTCGTCAAGTACACGGACCAGGTGGTGGAGCTGGCGCGGGTGAACCGCGAGCTGCACCGGCCGCCCTTCTGCAAGCTCATGTGGGGCCAGTACCTGCTGCTGCGGGGCGTGCTCACCCACCTGAACCAGACCTTCACCCACTTCATGGCGGATGGGACGCCGGTACGGGCCACCCTGTCCTGCACCTTCCAGCACGTCCCCACCGCCCAGGAGATGCGGGCGCGCGAGCTGCACTCGGCGGACGTGGCCAAGAAGCGCATCGTGCGCCGCGGAGACACCCTGAGCAGCATCGCCCACGAGGAGTACAGCGACACCTCGCAGTGGCGCGCCATCGCCCGCGCCAACGGCATCGAGGATCCCCGCCGGCTGGAGCCCGGCCGCGTCCTCACCATCCCCCCGCTGCGCAAGTGA
- a CDS encoding phage tail protein, whose translation MAMERKDPFGSYNFAVELDGITRMGFKECAGLDSSTGVGKYREGTDPTLAHRQIPGLLSFSTITLKRGVTDDRALWDWREGVMKGTPVRRTISIILRDDTGAEMIRWNVRNAWPSKWSGPGLDAVADEFAIETLELTHEGIEVQKW comes from the coding sequence ATGGCAATGGAGCGCAAGGATCCCTTTGGCAGCTACAACTTCGCCGTGGAGCTCGACGGCATCACCCGCATGGGCTTCAAGGAGTGCGCGGGCCTGGACAGCAGCACCGGCGTCGGCAAGTACCGCGAGGGCACGGATCCGACGCTCGCCCACCGACAGATCCCCGGCCTGCTCTCGTTCTCCACCATCACCCTCAAGCGCGGCGTCACCGATGACCGGGCGCTGTGGGACTGGCGCGAGGGGGTGATGAAGGGCACGCCGGTGCGCCGCACCATCTCCATCATCCTGAGGGACGACACGGGCGCGGAGATGATCCGCTGGAACGTGCGCAACGCCTGGCCCAGCAAGTGGTCCGGCCCCGGCCTGGACGCGGTCGCGGACGAGTTCGCCATCGAGACACTCGAGCTGACCCACGAGGGCATTGAAGTGCAGAAGTGGTAG